Sequence from the Phycisphaerae bacterium genome:
ACTGACCGCCGAGGATTTCCAGAATCCCGACCAGATCATCCAGTTGGGAGTACCGCCGGTCCGGATCGATCTGGTGACTTCGATTGACGGCGTCTCATGGCCGCAAGCCTGGAACGGCAAGGTCGAAGGCAGCTATGGTGACACGCCGGTCTGGTTCATCAGCCGCGAAGACCTGATCGCCAACAAAAAGGCGTCAGGCCGTCCGCAGGATCTCGCCGATCTACAGGCCTTACGCAAACGCCTCTGAGATCGCGTGTCTACCGTCCGACCTTTCTTCCACCGCCTCCCGGCAATACATCCGTCAACCCATACGTCCGCCGATGCCA
This genomic interval carries:
- a CDS encoding nucleotidyltransferase family protein codes for the protein MGIHKDFKELLESFNARGVDYVVVGGYALAFYGAPRYTGDIDLLVNRDPANTQRIVAALADFGFASLELTAEDFQNPDQIIQLGVPPVRIDLVTSIDGVSWPQAWNGKVEGSYGDTPVWFISREDLIANKKASGRPQDLADLQALRKRL